One stretch of Daphnia pulicaria isolate SC F1-1A chromosome 6, SC_F0-13Bv2, whole genome shotgun sequence DNA includes these proteins:
- the LOC124341752 gene encoding mast/stem cell growth factor receptor-related protein Kit-like isoform X1, which translates to MFQTSALFLCVILAFSCAAGLETSDLEANVNSHNKVVVCYVAGWSAWRSANGEFVANNIDPMLCTHIIYAFAVMNNVSHSIYSPDTYLDTEETGGRAQYKKVVSFKQKQPKLKVSIAIGGWNEGSGKYSDMAQTPETRKAFIQSVLAFIKKHGFDGLDMDWMYPGSREGSRVQDKENFALLLQEMRAEFDKSGLLLTAGISAKLEVIDLGYDVPAVSQHLHFIHVKAFDYNGQWNNQTGHNAPLRSPVSSSVIEPNLRRSVEDTVKYLQKLGATPEKLVIGVPFFGRTFNLVDRNLHEIGFASNGSGFQGPYTTEDGLLGYNEICKELTKIQEGDKWVEQWDDVAQVPYMYNGNKWVSYDNEKSVAVKARYAFDQGLAGLMIWSIDTDDFLPECSNVKYPLLRAINSAFKAAYIDKQEKVKMKIKKVGEPENPVEGSNVILNCYIEGYDCPYPPKWFYQNSSGDYHPLTFTNTSLKLIPEAAIQISEQPNKDIQIKTEGSYDISKDFYVYNSTLDLKNVTMDTPYTKFKCEINDTVKEISFTVQELNNDPVSNAIALNKGEVQNLTCNRLSHVPVQWLKDGKKYTGPVYENKTASVLTLDGKANELGTYECRWSNSRGEARQRNFTASLSFIDNTNIIIVSATVIGFLVLGIGIGIKFYLDKKREFHKMLNGDPSKIDPEMPMEYQSEFLPYDRKWEFPRKRLRLGRELGSGCFGRVVQAEAVGIQDANETSTVAVKMIKPTANSNEALDALVRELKIMIYLGEHLNVVNLLGACTKTNIKREILVIIDFCEFGNLKSYLINHRDNFVNQLSDSGDLQSENETTEMDKATRNEKVANELTNATNAIPENQLENTPEPRQTQNCGEDSNATFNQIIKTSDLISWSLQIARGMEFLASKKVLHGDLAARNILLADGGIVKVADFGMARQMKDYDYKKQGDELLPVKWMAIESLTDHVFSSQSDVWSYGILLWEIFSLGKVPYPGVENAFLLSNQILNGYRMEKPKNAPNFIGETMTKCWQKDPKERPTFSQLADVIEKQIESVVGFDYLNLCGSDNENGLIREIFDPTPTNRLEIVKFLNETKQSQPTEGIENLSFFSESEVK; encoded by the exons ATGTTTCAAACCTCAGCATTATTTCTGTGCGTTATTCTTGCGTTCTCCTGCGCTGCAGGTTTGGAGACTTCGGACCTTGAGGCAA ATGTCAACTCCCACAACAAAGTTGTCGTTTGCTACGTAGCAGGATGGTCTGCATGGAGATCTGCTAATGGTGAATTTGTTGCTAATAATATTGACCCCATGTTGTGCACACACATCATCTACGCATTTGCTGTCATGAATAATGTCAGCCATTCAATTTATAGTCCCGACACTTATCTTGATACAGAAGAAACTGGTGGCAGAG CACAGTACAAAAAAGTCGTGAGCTTCAAGCAAAAGCAGCCAAAACTCAAAGTTTCTATTGCCATTGGTGGATGGAATGAAGGATCTGGGAAATATTCCGACATGGCCCAGACGCCTGAAACCCGTAAAGCTTTCATTCAAAGTGTTTTAGCTTTTATCAA GAAACATGGTTTTGATGGATTGGATATGGATTGGATGTATCCTGGAAGCCGGGAAGGATCCCGCGTACAAGATAAAGAGAATTTCGCACTCCTACTTCAA GAAATGCGAGCAGAATTCGATAAAAGCGGACTACTTTTAACAGCGGGGATAAGTGCGAAACTTGAAGTCATCGATCT TGGTTACGATGTTCCAGCAGTTAGCCAACATCTTCACTTCATTCACGTCAAGGCATTCGACTACAACGGACAGTGGAATAATC AAACGGGACACAATGCCCCGCTCAGGTCGCCAGTCAGCAGCAGTGTGATAGAACCCAATCTTCGTCGCAGTGTA GAGGACACAGTCAAATATCTGCAGAAACTTGGTGCAACACCGGAAAAATTGGTAATCGGCGTTCCATTTTTCGGGAGAACATTCAATCTTGTCGATAGAAACTTGCACGAAATCGGTTTTGCATCGAATGGATCTGGATTTCAAGGACCGTACACTACTGAAGATGGATTACTTGGATACAATGAG ATCTGCAAAGAGCTCACTAAAATTCAAGAAGGTGATAAGTGGGTTGAACAATGGGACGATGTTGCTCAAGTCCCTTACATGTACAACGGCAACAAATGGGTTTCATATGACAACGAGAAAAGTGTTGCCGTGAAG GCTCGCTACGCGTTTGATCAAGGACTTGCTGGACTAATGATCTGGTCTATAGATACCGACGATTTCCTGCCAGAATGTTCCAACGTCAAATACCCATTATTGAGAGCCATTAATTCCGCATTCAAAGCAGCTTACATAGATAAACAAG AAAaggtcaaaatgaaaattaaaaaagtgggAGAACCTGAGAATCCAGTGGAAGGATCCaacgtcattttaaattgttaCATTGAAGGGTATGATTGTCCTTATCCTCCAAAGTGGTTCTATCAGAACAGCAGTGGGGACTATCACCCACTAACTTTCACCAATACAAGCTTGAAGTTGATTCCAGAAGCTGCGATTCAAATCTCTGAGCAACCAAACAAAG ACATTCAAATAAAGACAGAAGGATCTTACGATATCAGCAAAGATTTCTATGTCTATAACAGCACCCTCGACTTGAAAAACGTAACCATGGATACGCCCTatacaaaattcaaatgcgaAATAAACGACACGGTTAAAGAGAtttcattcacagttcaaG AACTAAACAACGACCCAGTGTCTAATGCAATTGCGCTAAACAAAGGGGAAGTCCAGAATTTGACTTGCAATCGATTGTCTCATGTTCCTGTTCAATGGCTCAAG GATGGAAAGAAATACACCGGTCCAGTCTACGAGAATAAAACCGCGTCTGTTTTGACACTAGATGGAAAAGCAAATGAATTGGGAACGTACGAATGTCGATGGAGCAACAGCAGAGGAGAGGCAAGACAGAGAAACTTCACCGCCAGCCTCTCGTTCATTGATAACACAAATATCATCATCGTATCGGCAACTGTTATTGGATTTCTTGTATTAGGAATAGGAATCGGGATTAAATTTTACCTCGACAaa aaaagggaatttcaTAAAATGCTGAATGGAGATCCAAGTAAAATCGACCCGGAAATGCCGATGGAATACCAATCGGAATTCCTTCCCTACGATAGGAAATGGGAATTTCCGAGGAAACGGCTCAGACTCG gTCGAGAACTCGGATCCGGATGTTTCGGTCGAGTTGTTCAAGCCGAGGCCGTGGGCATCCAAGACGCCAACGAAACTTCGACCGTGGCCGTTAAAATGATCAAACCGACGGCCAATTCTAATGAAGCTTTGGACGCTCTCGTaagagaattaaaaattatgatcTATTTAGGGGAACACTTGAATGTCGTCAATTTACTGGGGGCCTGCACCAAAACCAACATCAAAA gAGAAATTCTGGTCATTATCGACTTTTGCGAGTTCGGCAATTTGAAATCTTATTTGATTAACCACCGCGACAATTTCGTGAACCAGTTGAGCGATTCAGGAGATTTGCAATCCGAAAATGAAACGACGGAAATGGACAAAGCCACTAGAaa tgAAAAAGTTGCAAATGAATTAACCAATGCTACCAATGCAATTCCGGAAAATCAGC ttgaaaatACGCCAGAACCGAGACAGACCCAAAATTGCGGAGAAGACTCGAATGCAActttcaatcaaattattaaaacGAGCGATTTAATTTCATGGTCGTTGCAAATCGCTCGAGGGATGGAATTCTTAGCCAGCAAAAAG GTTCTGCACGGAGATTTGGCGGCCCGCAATATCCTTTTAGCCGACGGCGGAATCGTCAAAGTCGCCGATTTCGGAATGGCGAGGCAAATGAAGGATTACGATTACAAGAAACAGGGAGAT GAATTATTGCCTGTTAAATGGATGGCAATCGAATCCCTGACGGATCACGTTTTTTCCAGCCAATCGGATGTCTGGTCCTACGGGATTCTCTTATGGGAAATCTTTTCCCTTGGCAAAGTTCCATATCCAG GAGTGGAGAACGCCTTTTTACTCTCGAATCAAATTCTAAACGGATATCGaatggaaaaaccaaaaaacgccCCAAATTTCATTGGGGAAACGATGACAAAGTGTTGGCAAAAAGATCCAAAGGAAAGGCCAACCTTTTCCCAACTGGCCGAcgtaatagaaaaacaaatcgagTCCGTTGTCGGCTtcgattatttgaatttatgtGGATCGGATAATGAAAATGGTCTAATCAGAGAAATATTCGATCCTACTCCAACAAATCGTCtggaaattgtcaaatttttaaacgAGACAAAGCAATCGCAACCAACAGAGGGAATAGAAAACCTTAGTTTCTTCAGTGAATCTGAAGTCAAATAG
- the LOC124344334 gene encoding uncharacterized protein LOC124344334 isoform X2: MRSNPQQFDQFKLLFSLSSQSTQTRQTVIRIDNIVKGQMMTQLMQKFNESTKDALLTASDEKKLLTESTTNVLIDTFDDSDVVSQNSESHVYNMLESLLVSSRTIIRDQSDKMWDSVFWNEDNYRPDKTTKTLNDIYRKLDKEDQKKLINTFQNTNSFEYGAGGSVVGIGSFETRFKTEISRHGSTTKEDINKLFQESKDHGQWDGEKFVPKPLKLSRINLSKLRDTQSLQDRKVNVKYSTAVLSMPIHFVQNSDLTVTDEWQDLKDELKKTQERLSYALKLLVKRRITFENLEKKLNERTSVIADIGHRPTSCDDLRRIGHIKSGFYSVMSQSKIQTVYCYFSRKSNVQNLQNTIGYVDVKSGPVYFYAQKTASYFRVNTIIPFENQQMNVGYAMSYSGIFTAPKPGKYFFSFSAICELKTNCRVNLQMKTKTSDWFKIAQGYGESAFHTLTLQSIIQLNKGDQISSMLREGAINESSNKNNGPFTHFVGWMIEEDIF, from the exons ATGCGCAGCAATCCCCAACAATTCGATCAATTCAAATTGCTTTTCAGTTTGTCTTCGCAGAGTACGCAGACCAGACAGACGGTCATCCGCATCGACAACATCGTCAAAGGACAAATGATGACGCAACTCATGCAGAAATTCAATGAAAGCACCAAAGACGCTCTGCTAACGGCCAGCGACGAGAAGAAACTCTTGACGGAATCGACGACCAACGTCTTGATCGACACGTTCGACGACTCGGACGTCGTTTCCCAAAATTCAGAGTCGCATGTTTACAACATGTTGGAGAGTTTACTCGTCTCATCAAGGACGATCATCAGGGATCAAAGCGATAAAATGTGGGATTCGGTATTTTGGAACGAGGACAACTATCGACcggacaaaacaacaaaaactctGAACGACATTTACAGGAAATTGGACAAGGAAGACCAGAAGAAGTTGATCAACACGTTCCAAAATACAAATTCCTTTGAGTACGGGGCTGGAGGAAGTGTCGTGGGGATTGGCTCGTTCGAAACGAgattcaaaactgaaatttccCGTCACGGTTCGACAACGAAGGAAGACATCAACAAATTGTTCCAGGAAAGTAAAGATCACGGCCAGTGGGACGGAGAGAAATTTGTTCCAAAACCTTTGAAACTCAGCAGAATCAATTTGTCGAAATTGCGAGACACCCAATCCTTACAGGATCGCAAAGTGAACGTCAAATACTCGACCGCCGTCCTATCGATGCCCATCCATTTCGTACAAAATTCTGACCTGACAGTCACAGACGAGTGGCAAGATTTGAAAGACGAATTGAAAA AAACACAAGAACGTTTGTCTTACGCTTTAAAATTGTTGGTGAAAAGGCGCATCACCtttgaaaatttagaaaagaagCTAAACG AGAGAACGAGCGTCATTGCGGATATTGGTCATAGGCCCACGTCCTGTGATGACCTCAGACGAATCGGACACATCAAAAGCGGATTCTATTCCGTCATGAGCCAGAGTAAAATCCAAACTGTTTATTGCTATTTCTCTCGGAAGTCAAACGTGCAAA atttaCAGAATACGATTGGCTATGTCGACGTTAAATCAGGGCCAGTTTACTTCTACGCCCAGAAAACGGCGAGCTACTTTCGTGTCAACACAATTATCCCATTCGAAAATCAACAAATGAATGTGGGCTATGCCATGAGCTACAGTGGAATTTTTACCGCTCCTAAACCtggcaaatatttcttttctttttcggcaaTTTGTGAGCTAAAGACTAATTGTCGAGTTAACTTACAAATGAAGACTAAAACATCCGACTGGTTTAAAATCGCACAAGGCTATGGTGAATCAGCTTTTCATACTTTAACGCTCCAGTCCATCATACAACTGAATAAAGGCGACCAAATTAGTTCAATGTTGAGGGAAGGGGCAATTAATGAGAGttctaataaaaataacgGCCCATTTACGCATTTTGTTGGATGGATGATAGAGGAGGATATCTTTTGA
- the LOC124344334 gene encoding uncharacterized protein LOC124344334 isoform X1, with protein sequence MRSNPQQFDQFKLLFSLSSQSTQTRQTVIRIDNIVKGQMMTQLMQKFNESTKDALLTASDEKKLLTESTTNVLIDTFDDSDVVSQNSESHVYNMLESLLVSSRTIIRDQSDKMWDSVFWNEDNYRPDKTTKTLNDIYRKLDKEDQKKLINTFQNTNSFEYGAGGSVVGIGSFETRFKTEISRHGSTTKEDINKLFQESKDHGQWDGEKFVPKPLKLSRINLSKLRDTQSLQDRKVNVKYSTAVLSMPIHFVQNSDLTVTDEWQDLKDELKKTQERLSYALKLLVKRRITFENLEKKLNDTTSTVLNLNKEMNERTSVIADIGHRPTSCDDLRRIGHIKSGFYSVMSQSKIQTVYCYFSRKSNVQNLQNTIGYVDVKSGPVYFYAQKTASYFRVNTIIPFENQQMNVGYAMSYSGIFTAPKPGKYFFSFSAICELKTNCRVNLQMKTKTSDWFKIAQGYGESAFHTLTLQSIIQLNKGDQISSMLREGAINESSNKNNGPFTHFVGWMIEEDIF encoded by the exons ATGCGCAGCAATCCCCAACAATTCGATCAATTCAAATTGCTTTTCAGTTTGTCTTCGCAGAGTACGCAGACCAGACAGACGGTCATCCGCATCGACAACATCGTCAAAGGACAAATGATGACGCAACTCATGCAGAAATTCAATGAAAGCACCAAAGACGCTCTGCTAACGGCCAGCGACGAGAAGAAACTCTTGACGGAATCGACGACCAACGTCTTGATCGACACGTTCGACGACTCGGACGTCGTTTCCCAAAATTCAGAGTCGCATGTTTACAACATGTTGGAGAGTTTACTCGTCTCATCAAGGACGATCATCAGGGATCAAAGCGATAAAATGTGGGATTCGGTATTTTGGAACGAGGACAACTATCGACcggacaaaacaacaaaaactctGAACGACATTTACAGGAAATTGGACAAGGAAGACCAGAAGAAGTTGATCAACACGTTCCAAAATACAAATTCCTTTGAGTACGGGGCTGGAGGAAGTGTCGTGGGGATTGGCTCGTTCGAAACGAgattcaaaactgaaatttccCGTCACGGTTCGACAACGAAGGAAGACATCAACAAATTGTTCCAGGAAAGTAAAGATCACGGCCAGTGGGACGGAGAGAAATTTGTTCCAAAACCTTTGAAACTCAGCAGAATCAATTTGTCGAAATTGCGAGACACCCAATCCTTACAGGATCGCAAAGTGAACGTCAAATACTCGACCGCCGTCCTATCGATGCCCATCCATTTCGTACAAAATTCTGACCTGACAGTCACAGACGAGTGGCAAGATTTGAAAGACGAATTGAAAA AAACACAAGAACGTTTGTCTTACGCTTTAAAATTGTTGGTGAAAAGGCGCATCACCtttgaaaatttagaaaagaagCTAAACG ACACCACCTCAACCGTTTTGAACTTAAACAAGGAGATGAACG AGAGAACGAGCGTCATTGCGGATATTGGTCATAGGCCCACGTCCTGTGATGACCTCAGACGAATCGGACACATCAAAAGCGGATTCTATTCCGTCATGAGCCAGAGTAAAATCCAAACTGTTTATTGCTATTTCTCTCGGAAGTCAAACGTGCAAA atttaCAGAATACGATTGGCTATGTCGACGTTAAATCAGGGCCAGTTTACTTCTACGCCCAGAAAACGGCGAGCTACTTTCGTGTCAACACAATTATCCCATTCGAAAATCAACAAATGAATGTGGGCTATGCCATGAGCTACAGTGGAATTTTTACCGCTCCTAAACCtggcaaatatttcttttctttttcggcaaTTTGTGAGCTAAAGACTAATTGTCGAGTTAACTTACAAATGAAGACTAAAACATCCGACTGGTTTAAAATCGCACAAGGCTATGGTGAATCAGCTTTTCATACTTTAACGCTCCAGTCCATCATACAACTGAATAAAGGCGACCAAATTAGTTCAATGTTGAGGGAAGGGGCAATTAATGAGAGttctaataaaaataacgGCCCATTTACGCATTTTGTTGGATGGATGATAGAGGAGGATATCTTTTGA
- the LOC124341752 gene encoding mast/stem cell growth factor receptor-related protein Kit-like isoform X2, producing MLCTHIIYAFAVMNNVSHSIYSPDTYLDTEETGGRAQYKKVVSFKQKQPKLKVSIAIGGWNEGSGKYSDMAQTPETRKAFIQSVLAFIKKHGFDGLDMDWMYPGSREGSRVQDKENFALLLQEMRAEFDKSGLLLTAGISAKLEVIDLGYDVPAVSQHLHFIHVKAFDYNGQWNNQTGHNAPLRSPVSSSVIEPNLRRSVEDTVKYLQKLGATPEKLVIGVPFFGRTFNLVDRNLHEIGFASNGSGFQGPYTTEDGLLGYNEICKELTKIQEGDKWVEQWDDVAQVPYMYNGNKWVSYDNEKSVAVKARYAFDQGLAGLMIWSIDTDDFLPECSNVKYPLLRAINSAFKAAYIDKQEKVKMKIKKVGEPENPVEGSNVILNCYIEGYDCPYPPKWFYQNSSGDYHPLTFTNTSLKLIPEAAIQISEQPNKDIQIKTEGSYDISKDFYVYNSTLDLKNVTMDTPYTKFKCEINDTVKEISFTVQELNNDPVSNAIALNKGEVQNLTCNRLSHVPVQWLKDGKKYTGPVYENKTASVLTLDGKANELGTYECRWSNSRGEARQRNFTASLSFIDNTNIIIVSATVIGFLVLGIGIGIKFYLDKKREFHKMLNGDPSKIDPEMPMEYQSEFLPYDRKWEFPRKRLRLGRELGSGCFGRVVQAEAVGIQDANETSTVAVKMIKPTANSNEALDALVRELKIMIYLGEHLNVVNLLGACTKTNIKREILVIIDFCEFGNLKSYLINHRDNFVNQLSDSGDLQSENETTEMDKATRNEKVANELTNATNAIPENQLENTPEPRQTQNCGEDSNATFNQIIKTSDLISWSLQIARGMEFLASKKVLHGDLAARNILLADGGIVKVADFGMARQMKDYDYKKQGDELLPVKWMAIESLTDHVFSSQSDVWSYGILLWEIFSLGKVPYPGVENAFLLSNQILNGYRMEKPKNAPNFIGETMTKCWQKDPKERPTFSQLADVIEKQIESVVGFDYLNLCGSDNENGLIREIFDPTPTNRLEIVKFLNETKQSQPTEGIENLSFFSESEVK from the exons ATGTTGTGCACACACATCATCTACGCATTTGCTGTCATGAATAATGTCAGCCATTCAATTTATAGTCCCGACACTTATCTTGATACAGAAGAAACTGGTGGCAGAG CACAGTACAAAAAAGTCGTGAGCTTCAAGCAAAAGCAGCCAAAACTCAAAGTTTCTATTGCCATTGGTGGATGGAATGAAGGATCTGGGAAATATTCCGACATGGCCCAGACGCCTGAAACCCGTAAAGCTTTCATTCAAAGTGTTTTAGCTTTTATCAA GAAACATGGTTTTGATGGATTGGATATGGATTGGATGTATCCTGGAAGCCGGGAAGGATCCCGCGTACAAGATAAAGAGAATTTCGCACTCCTACTTCAA GAAATGCGAGCAGAATTCGATAAAAGCGGACTACTTTTAACAGCGGGGATAAGTGCGAAACTTGAAGTCATCGATCT TGGTTACGATGTTCCAGCAGTTAGCCAACATCTTCACTTCATTCACGTCAAGGCATTCGACTACAACGGACAGTGGAATAATC AAACGGGACACAATGCCCCGCTCAGGTCGCCAGTCAGCAGCAGTGTGATAGAACCCAATCTTCGTCGCAGTGTA GAGGACACAGTCAAATATCTGCAGAAACTTGGTGCAACACCGGAAAAATTGGTAATCGGCGTTCCATTTTTCGGGAGAACATTCAATCTTGTCGATAGAAACTTGCACGAAATCGGTTTTGCATCGAATGGATCTGGATTTCAAGGACCGTACACTACTGAAGATGGATTACTTGGATACAATGAG ATCTGCAAAGAGCTCACTAAAATTCAAGAAGGTGATAAGTGGGTTGAACAATGGGACGATGTTGCTCAAGTCCCTTACATGTACAACGGCAACAAATGGGTTTCATATGACAACGAGAAAAGTGTTGCCGTGAAG GCTCGCTACGCGTTTGATCAAGGACTTGCTGGACTAATGATCTGGTCTATAGATACCGACGATTTCCTGCCAGAATGTTCCAACGTCAAATACCCATTATTGAGAGCCATTAATTCCGCATTCAAAGCAGCTTACATAGATAAACAAG AAAaggtcaaaatgaaaattaaaaaagtgggAGAACCTGAGAATCCAGTGGAAGGATCCaacgtcattttaaattgttaCATTGAAGGGTATGATTGTCCTTATCCTCCAAAGTGGTTCTATCAGAACAGCAGTGGGGACTATCACCCACTAACTTTCACCAATACAAGCTTGAAGTTGATTCCAGAAGCTGCGATTCAAATCTCTGAGCAACCAAACAAAG ACATTCAAATAAAGACAGAAGGATCTTACGATATCAGCAAAGATTTCTATGTCTATAACAGCACCCTCGACTTGAAAAACGTAACCATGGATACGCCCTatacaaaattcaaatgcgaAATAAACGACACGGTTAAAGAGAtttcattcacagttcaaG AACTAAACAACGACCCAGTGTCTAATGCAATTGCGCTAAACAAAGGGGAAGTCCAGAATTTGACTTGCAATCGATTGTCTCATGTTCCTGTTCAATGGCTCAAG GATGGAAAGAAATACACCGGTCCAGTCTACGAGAATAAAACCGCGTCTGTTTTGACACTAGATGGAAAAGCAAATGAATTGGGAACGTACGAATGTCGATGGAGCAACAGCAGAGGAGAGGCAAGACAGAGAAACTTCACCGCCAGCCTCTCGTTCATTGATAACACAAATATCATCATCGTATCGGCAACTGTTATTGGATTTCTTGTATTAGGAATAGGAATCGGGATTAAATTTTACCTCGACAaa aaaagggaatttcaTAAAATGCTGAATGGAGATCCAAGTAAAATCGACCCGGAAATGCCGATGGAATACCAATCGGAATTCCTTCCCTACGATAGGAAATGGGAATTTCCGAGGAAACGGCTCAGACTCG gTCGAGAACTCGGATCCGGATGTTTCGGTCGAGTTGTTCAAGCCGAGGCCGTGGGCATCCAAGACGCCAACGAAACTTCGACCGTGGCCGTTAAAATGATCAAACCGACGGCCAATTCTAATGAAGCTTTGGACGCTCTCGTaagagaattaaaaattatgatcTATTTAGGGGAACACTTGAATGTCGTCAATTTACTGGGGGCCTGCACCAAAACCAACATCAAAA gAGAAATTCTGGTCATTATCGACTTTTGCGAGTTCGGCAATTTGAAATCTTATTTGATTAACCACCGCGACAATTTCGTGAACCAGTTGAGCGATTCAGGAGATTTGCAATCCGAAAATGAAACGACGGAAATGGACAAAGCCACTAGAaa tgAAAAAGTTGCAAATGAATTAACCAATGCTACCAATGCAATTCCGGAAAATCAGC ttgaaaatACGCCAGAACCGAGACAGACCCAAAATTGCGGAGAAGACTCGAATGCAActttcaatcaaattattaaaacGAGCGATTTAATTTCATGGTCGTTGCAAATCGCTCGAGGGATGGAATTCTTAGCCAGCAAAAAG GTTCTGCACGGAGATTTGGCGGCCCGCAATATCCTTTTAGCCGACGGCGGAATCGTCAAAGTCGCCGATTTCGGAATGGCGAGGCAAATGAAGGATTACGATTACAAGAAACAGGGAGAT GAATTATTGCCTGTTAAATGGATGGCAATCGAATCCCTGACGGATCACGTTTTTTCCAGCCAATCGGATGTCTGGTCCTACGGGATTCTCTTATGGGAAATCTTTTCCCTTGGCAAAGTTCCATATCCAG GAGTGGAGAACGCCTTTTTACTCTCGAATCAAATTCTAAACGGATATCGaatggaaaaaccaaaaaacgccCCAAATTTCATTGGGGAAACGATGACAAAGTGTTGGCAAAAAGATCCAAAGGAAAGGCCAACCTTTTCCCAACTGGCCGAcgtaatagaaaaacaaatcgagTCCGTTGTCGGCTtcgattatttgaatttatgtGGATCGGATAATGAAAATGGTCTAATCAGAGAAATATTCGATCCTACTCCAACAAATCGTCtggaaattgtcaaatttttaaacgAGACAAAGCAATCGCAACCAACAGAGGGAATAGAAAACCTTAGTTTCTTCAGTGAATCTGAAGTCAAATAG